One part of the Bdellovibrio bacteriovorus genome encodes these proteins:
- a CDS encoding tail fiber domain-containing protein, whose protein sequence is MASILAWAAPNQLTYQGRILKADGAPLEYNNVSFIFEIASPNGSCILYREQKNGINMVNSGGVFDVPIGSGSMQYPAPPFKLSAAFANTTSLTCEGGSPYNPLAEDGRVLKVQFYDGSGWKQISPDSIIRSVPYAHHATSAANAGTVGGYAASDFLLKAGLPSCGPGTFLTYNGAILTCAAVSGASGGTVTDVTSANSYLSITNGTSTPQLTLNVGTAANTVAAGDDSRFTNARIPTGAAGGDLASSYPNPTIGKLQGTTLTLTTPTSGQYIRHDGSAFANSPLLASDLSGTVAVGSVPNLPWSKITSGLPTTLAGYGIADAVKNAGGTVSLETGSDAAKGTAGTAGRIYLATDTQRIYSDNGSSWVVIASVSTMTGVSVSAPLTSSGGGNPTIGIPKATGSVDGYLAATDFAIFNGKLGTSLANGSIWIGNGSGVATAVSPSGDISLTNAGVTKVAKIQNITVSTTTPSSAGHVLRYDGSTQYAPGFLSLSDIHSSVVPTDTAFPTTSCTPKQTLTWISLTDKLACTTISVEDSQITYASKGQNLIFAGPASGGAGAPSFRSLASSDLPANAYDNTYFKNGGNSFGAATSIGTNDGNALSFKTNNVSRMTLDTSGRLFVGATGSEELHVTNHQNSGTFFKADNTTADTASKAGFIAKSDGAEVEMAVLSTANTQTFGGIDGADSFLIRSFSTTPVSSMILGNGGAAPIHLLTADLPRMTVSAAGEVGIGTTTPTAPLDITKDSSAWVRLQQSSNDNNGPAVGFVKTRGTVASPAAVTTGDRLMGLYGMGYHSGPGTSGNVAAIQFLAAEPFTAAANGTKIDFATTPIGGTARSTRMLIDDAGYVGIGNGSPTTGLEISKSNLWTTVNWNKFLKFSGAGSSAIEFDLAANNKFGIGATASNNSFNVWKADSSTNTAAINYLLSLTETSLNVGSSTANVSLVTRGDVSVGVDDTDLATREATYGKKLYFLGANSNTDPLWIARYNVSGVPNNTDLRVNIGDDQLSASDTFAVGVTNGSTWYRRFFVGGAGLIGNSQANPGDTGTIAVPGGTGVSAMALNIEAAAGGYAGQFINSSSAADAHGVNIYLNGAAASNNILMGRSNGNTRFYVKADGSGFLTNAWSSSSDIRLKKNIERIPSSLDKILQIEGITYDWKDESRGTSRQIGVIAQDVQKVFPEAVTKSPDGYLAVTYSTLVAPLINAVKEIYSELMGTQKEVSALKARTERLEKENQEMKSYLCQKDPSAPFCM, encoded by the coding sequence ATGGCTTCCATCCTGGCTTGGGCTGCGCCCAATCAACTGACATATCAAGGTCGTATTCTGAAGGCGGATGGCGCTCCGCTGGAATACAACAACGTGTCCTTTATTTTTGAAATCGCCAGTCCCAATGGTTCCTGTATTCTTTATCGTGAACAAAAAAATGGAATCAACATGGTGAACTCCGGCGGGGTGTTTGACGTGCCGATCGGATCAGGTTCAATGCAATACCCAGCGCCGCCATTTAAGCTGTCGGCAGCATTCGCCAACACCACCTCTCTGACTTGTGAAGGTGGCAGTCCCTACAATCCCCTGGCCGAAGACGGCCGCGTCCTGAAAGTTCAATTCTATGACGGCAGTGGTTGGAAACAGATCTCGCCAGATTCGATCATTCGCTCCGTTCCCTATGCACATCATGCGACCTCAGCGGCCAATGCCGGCACTGTCGGGGGCTATGCCGCATCTGACTTCCTGCTAAAAGCGGGCTTGCCTTCCTGCGGCCCCGGAACTTTCCTAACCTATAACGGAGCAATTCTGACGTGTGCGGCGGTGTCTGGTGCAAGCGGTGGAACCGTCACCGACGTCACAAGTGCCAACAGCTATCTGTCTATCACCAACGGAACATCCACCCCGCAACTGACTTTGAATGTCGGTACTGCTGCCAACACGGTAGCTGCCGGTGATGACAGCCGCTTCACCAACGCGCGCATTCCCACCGGAGCTGCCGGCGGCGATCTTGCCAGCAGTTATCCCAATCCAACGATTGGCAAGCTGCAAGGCACGACTTTGACACTGACCACGCCAACCTCAGGCCAGTATATACGCCATGATGGTTCCGCTTTTGCGAATTCTCCACTGCTGGCTTCAGACCTCAGCGGCACTGTGGCGGTGGGATCAGTTCCAAATCTTCCCTGGAGTAAAATCACATCTGGCTTGCCAACAACTCTTGCGGGTTATGGAATCGCTGATGCCGTGAAGAATGCCGGCGGCACGGTGTCTTTGGAAACCGGTTCCGATGCCGCAAAAGGAACTGCCGGCACGGCGGGTCGCATTTACTTGGCCACGGACACGCAACGGATTTATTCCGACAACGGCAGCAGTTGGGTGGTTATTGCCAGCGTCAGCACCATGACGGGCGTTTCTGTGTCTGCTCCACTGACATCTTCAGGTGGGGGCAATCCGACGATTGGTATTCCGAAAGCCACGGGATCAGTAGACGGATATTTGGCGGCGACAGACTTTGCCATTTTCAATGGCAAACTGGGAACATCTCTGGCCAATGGGTCCATCTGGATCGGCAATGGCAGCGGTGTCGCTACAGCAGTTTCCCCCTCAGGTGACATTTCTTTGACGAATGCCGGTGTTACAAAAGTGGCAAAGATTCAAAACATTACCGTGTCCACCACCACTCCCTCTTCAGCGGGGCATGTTCTGCGCTATGATGGCTCAACGCAGTACGCACCAGGCTTCTTAAGTCTCAGCGACATTCATTCCAGCGTTGTTCCAACGGACACCGCCTTTCCGACGACCTCCTGCACGCCCAAACAGACGCTGACTTGGATTTCTTTAACAGACAAACTCGCCTGCACCACGATTTCGGTGGAGGACTCGCAGATCACCTATGCTTCGAAAGGTCAGAATCTGATCTTTGCCGGTCCCGCCTCCGGGGGTGCTGGAGCGCCCAGCTTCCGTTCTCTGGCCTCCAGTGATCTTCCGGCCAATGCCTATGACAACACTTACTTTAAGAATGGCGGCAACAGCTTTGGTGCGGCCACCAGCATCGGCACCAATGACGGCAATGCTTTGAGTTTCAAAACAAACAACGTGTCCCGGATGACGCTGGACACGTCAGGTCGCTTGTTTGTGGGTGCTACTGGAAGTGAAGAACTGCACGTGACGAACCATCAGAACAGCGGAACATTCTTTAAGGCTGATAACACCACGGCAGATACAGCCTCCAAAGCCGGATTCATTGCCAAATCTGATGGTGCCGAAGTGGAAATGGCCGTGCTCAGCACCGCCAACACCCAAACCTTTGGTGGAATTGACGGGGCCGACTCTTTCCTGATTCGCAGCTTCAGCACCACCCCCGTATCAAGCATGATTCTTGGGAATGGAGGAGCTGCACCGATACATCTATTGACGGCGGACCTTCCCCGTATGACTGTCAGCGCTGCTGGCGAGGTCGGTATTGGCACAACCACGCCGACGGCTCCGCTGGATATAACCAAGGACTCCAGTGCCTGGGTCCGCTTGCAGCAATCTTCCAATGATAACAATGGTCCGGCGGTGGGTTTTGTAAAAACCCGGGGCACAGTGGCCTCTCCGGCTGCTGTCACTACTGGAGATCGCCTGATGGGTCTTTATGGCATGGGCTATCACTCCGGCCCTGGCACTAGTGGCAACGTCGCCGCGATTCAATTTTTGGCGGCCGAGCCCTTCACCGCCGCAGCGAACGGAACCAAAATTGACTTTGCCACGACTCCGATCGGCGGCACTGCTCGGTCCACTCGCATGCTGATTGATGATGCGGGTTACGTGGGTATCGGCAATGGCTCTCCGACCACGGGTCTTGAGATTTCAAAAAGCAACCTTTGGACGACCGTGAACTGGAACAAATTTCTAAAATTCAGCGGAGCGGGAAGCTCGGCCATCGAATTTGACCTGGCAGCCAACAACAAGTTTGGCATCGGGGCAACAGCATCGAACAATTCTTTTAACGTATGGAAGGCCGATTCCTCCACGAACACCGCAGCCATCAACTATCTGTTGAGCCTTACCGAAACCTCTTTAAATGTTGGTTCGTCCACTGCGAATGTGAGCCTGGTCACTCGTGGGGATGTCAGCGTGGGTGTGGATGACACAGATCTTGCCACCCGTGAAGCGACTTACGGTAAAAAATTGTATTTCCTGGGCGCCAATTCAAACACGGATCCTTTGTGGATCGCACGCTATAATGTTTCAGGTGTTCCAAACAACACTGATCTGCGGGTGAATATCGGGGACGATCAATTATCAGCCTCTGACACCTTTGCTGTCGGTGTAACCAACGGATCCACCTGGTATCGCCGTTTCTTTGTGGGCGGCGCCGGACTTATTGGCAACAGTCAGGCCAATCCGGGTGACACCGGAACGATTGCCGTCCCAGGAGGCACCGGTGTTTCTGCAATGGCATTGAATATCGAAGCTGCGGCCGGGGGCTATGCGGGGCAATTCATAAACTCCTCAAGCGCGGCGGATGCTCATGGTGTGAATATTTATCTGAACGGAGCTGCGGCCAGCAATAACATCCTTATGGGGCGCTCGAACGGCAACACACGTTTTTATGTTAAAGCCGACGGGAGTGGTTTTTTGACCAATGCGTGGTCTTCGTCGTCAGACATTCGCCTAAAAAAGAACATCGAACGCATCCCTTCAAGCCTGGACAAAATTTTACAGATTGAAGGCATCACCTACGACTGGAAAGATGAGAGTCGCGGAACAAGTCGCCAGATCGGCGTGATTGCTCAGGATGTACAGAAGGTCTTTCCCGAAGCTGTCACAAAAAGTCCGGATGGATACTTGGCAGTGACTTATTCGACTCTTGTTGCTCCTCTCATCAACGCTGTCAAAGAAATTTATTCAGAGCTTATGGGCACCCAAAAAGAAGTCTCTGCCTTAAAAGCACGCACTGAACGCCTTGAAAAAGAAAATCAGGAAATGAAGTCCTATCTTTGCCAGAAAGATCCTTCGGCTCCATTCTGTATGTAA
- a CDS encoding pentapeptide repeat-containing protein produces MKSLTSYYLIICVVILGGYLLPHGHELFPAPKVRTLNFPSVEQTFNPALPVLAPGTVPQFPAADIILQENLFAPFAVLRDQNLSGKNLSKSNLSFADLRNANLKGTNLSEALLYGSQLQGALFDSGTRLPFSSETARSLGMREER; encoded by the coding sequence GTGAAATCACTGACTTCCTATTATCTCATCATCTGCGTGGTCATTCTGGGAGGATACCTTCTTCCCCATGGCCACGAACTGTTTCCGGCTCCGAAAGTTCGCACGCTGAATTTTCCCTCTGTCGAGCAGACTTTCAATCCCGCTTTGCCAGTGCTGGCCCCCGGCACCGTGCCTCAGTTTCCCGCGGCTGACATTATCCTGCAGGAAAATCTGTTTGCGCCCTTTGCAGTTTTGCGAGATCAGAATCTTTCAGGAAAAAACCTTTCAAAATCAAATCTGAGCTTTGCAGATTTACGAAACGCGAATCTGAAAGGCACCAACCTTTCGGAGGCGCTGCTTTACGGAAGCCAGTTGCAAGGAGCCCTGTTTGACTCCGGCACCCGTCTGCCCTTTTCATCCGAGACTGCCCGGTCTTTGGGAATGCGAGAAGAGCGATGA
- a CDS encoding outer membrane protein assembly factor BamB family protein translates to MKYTLFGLYCIAIVALLIRAEVSTLPLLEKDLSFQELHSPVHGATLTYDLSLRETRQPQSTYRGNATRSGLAISSGDHFKAFQLKWQVPQLNNGIHRASKSSPAADEKGFYVADDTGFLRAYDWTGSLRWQFYTGVSSRGIHSTPLTDEDSVYVGDYSGYLYSLNKDTGAIRWITKTGVTIGSSPFMKDGILYVGIELAKPDGYLLAISAREGKWLWTSPLIGNHPHSSPTLGLPQGLILMGSNTGAMQGYELKNGKAKWSFATGSDIKCAALIHGDRAYFSSWDGFIYAVKADSGALIWKTELDKGGSMSCPSINADGTILAITGFMKNFVLETSHGKILWEKGIAGRASRAQASPLIISYAHQEVAVMVCENRKVCVYDLKSSKELQSLTLTGDFSASPVYFKNQLFVATTGPDGLLVFTQ, encoded by the coding sequence ATGAAATACACCTTGTTCGGTCTGTACTGCATCGCTATCGTGGCTTTGCTCATTCGCGCAGAAGTTAGCACCCTGCCCTTGCTGGAAAAAGACCTGAGCTTTCAGGAGCTTCATTCCCCCGTTCACGGAGCAACGCTGACCTATGATTTAAGCCTGCGGGAAACCCGCCAGCCCCAGTCCACTTACCGCGGCAACGCCACCCGATCCGGTCTGGCGATTTCATCGGGGGATCATTTCAAGGCCTTTCAATTGAAATGGCAGGTGCCACAATTAAACAACGGCATTCACCGCGCCAGCAAAAGTTCTCCGGCAGCCGATGAAAAAGGGTTTTATGTCGCTGATGACACGGGTTTTTTACGAGCCTATGACTGGACCGGCTCGTTGCGCTGGCAGTTCTATACCGGAGTCAGCTCCCGCGGCATTCATTCGACTCCTCTGACCGATGAAGACAGTGTTTATGTCGGGGATTATTCCGGCTATCTTTACAGCCTGAACAAGGATACCGGAGCCATCCGCTGGATCACCAAGACCGGAGTCACCATTGGGTCTTCTCCATTCATGAAGGACGGTATCCTGTACGTCGGTATTGAGCTGGCCAAGCCCGACGGTTACCTGCTGGCGATTTCAGCCCGCGAGGGAAAATGGCTTTGGACCTCACCGTTGATCGGCAATCATCCTCACTCATCCCCCACCCTGGGACTGCCGCAGGGGCTGATTCTGATGGGCTCCAACACCGGCGCCATGCAAGGGTACGAACTGAAAAACGGGAAAGCCAAGTGGAGCTTTGCCACTGGCAGCGATATCAAGTGCGCCGCTTTGATTCACGGGGATCGTGCCTACTTCAGTTCCTGGGACGGGTTTATTTATGCAGTCAAAGCTGATTCCGGAGCCTTGATTTGGAAGACCGAACTGGACAAAGGCGGCAGTATGAGCTGCCCCTCCATCAATGCCGACGGCACCATCCTGGCCATCACCGGTTTCATGAAAAATTTTGTCCTGGAAACATCCCATGGAAAAATCCTGTGGGAAAAAGGAATTGCCGGTCGGGCGTCACGTGCACAAGCAAGCCCGCTGATTATTTCCTATGCTCATCAGGAAGTGGCCGTGATGGTGTGTGAAAACAGAAAAGTGTGCGTTTATGATTTGAAGAGTTCCAAAGAGCTTCAGTCACTGACTTTAACCGGGGATTTTTCAGCTTCGCCAGTTTATTTCAAAAATCAACTGTTCGTGGCGACGACGGGGCCGGATGGCCTGCTGGTCTTTACTCAATAG
- a CDS encoding pentapeptide repeat-containing protein, which produces MVNLEFNESALAYAQVINATFKDSSLAQNTWMQINLTNTRFENTRLVGTQSNRSEFADIEFSNSNLSGFKCDLCRFTNSTFRKVRLDGARFLGGAFANTRFLNSDLSRADFVGVRFENCSVDAATAKTVHPAMLKKWNLPVQEQP; this is translated from the coding sequence ATGGTTAATCTTGAATTCAACGAAAGTGCCCTGGCCTACGCTCAGGTCATCAATGCGACCTTCAAAGACAGTTCTTTGGCACAAAACACATGGATGCAAATCAATCTGACCAACACGCGCTTTGAAAACACACGCCTGGTGGGCACTCAAAGCAACCGTTCTGAATTTGCTGACATCGAATTTTCCAATTCAAACTTAAGCGGATTCAAGTGCGACCTTTGCCGCTTCACGAACTCCACTTTCAGAAAAGTCCGCCTGGACGGGGCCCGTTTTCTGGGGGGGGCTTTTGCCAACACACGCTTTTTGAATTCTGACCTCAGTCGTGCAGACTTTGTCGGGGTCCGGTTTGAAAACTGCTCGGTCGATGCAGCAACGGCAAAAACCGTTCATCCGGCCATGCTAAAAAAATGGAATCTGCCCGTGCAGGAGCAACCATGA
- a CDS encoding Ig-like domain-containing protein, producing MSTVRLGLTIIMLLSLSACMNADLAILTSKITQTQNLNGAYKSTSLVPIRWSTADADIPPDYLKLEASADGGNTWMVIQDRMSNTGAYDWDISHLADGSTHHLRLIAVVRDARETLPLGSFLIDDQPPVPGADQTVSVTEDVTAPFVLNTPSDNDQYKIQIVTAPARGSLSGCGGSSVLNCTYTPSLDNDIDDSFTYKVVDRAGNETAVVTVTLDLQPVNDVPVITTLACAGSIGENYAYACGINATDVDLPSPLTLTYHLDAATTCGPWLSIDANTGAVTGTPSAAEVGTTCHVAVYAEDDVGGQSAIFAWELAVTNSPPIVNVTGGPYIISEDAALAEVISGANVSSIEEAGSTYSLVTPTVAGDRCEDHAMAPTAANYSIDSVTGAFSFQPAPDYQGVCQIRIALTDAFPSTGYADVAITVNNVQDAPVIAAGLAPCAANIDEDDQYNCIVAITDPDPETVTVTRDVSDTCPWLTATPSGNGRVVTISGTPDDDDVGTCRLAIHAEDPQNATDVQFIDITIANAEPTLTIGTPTVLTEDDPSFSGLVDVLSAAAVSSLDEGLGTYSLDYTGLTGTACNDTSVVVTPASDFVISAATGAVSIKPRADYFGTCYAKIRFDDGNGAGNSVVEQEIAIVVQAVNDAPVITSIPTTHEILLTPGSATLSSFTLTVDVGPANENLQNLELICTNSNTSRLTVDCTQTRAGDGDLTVNLSASAGVDASATVTVKVRDSGGGTNESAVASVAVSMTDAVVLAPIAADTLNYNIYDQAVAQYSGAVAASARTFVVRVNPMVKVSSNDPALPAMRTGSLAATARVRLINDGLIIGAAGAGGLAPAATAGSLRMGQHGGTAFKVEAQYANVTILNNGMIYGGGGGGGRGGTDNSDVGAGGAGGAGEGPASAAVSGTAGASSGGTGGSPATAVAGGASPAGDYTPSNGVARTHGSAGQGGSTCLIGSALGNNPGEAFFGRGGFGAGFGGGAGACDITFGGGGGGGHFGGGGGSGGLADLNDAGNLNTDANGYNGGNGGAAIEVPNAVSVPADIAISIVPGGGSQIAGCVWNDISGVYLSNVASDTDINNRVLTYSSTASQNVNSPSGLKIWSNGRGKAYR from the coding sequence ATGAGTACTGTACGTCTTGGATTGACCATCATCATGCTTCTGTCGCTTTCGGCGTGTATGAACGCCGACTTGGCTATTCTTACAAGCAAAATCACTCAGACTCAAAACTTGAACGGCGCCTATAAGTCCACGTCTCTTGTGCCGATTCGCTGGTCGACGGCGGATGCGGATATTCCGCCAGACTATTTGAAGTTGGAAGCATCGGCGGATGGCGGTAACACCTGGATGGTGATTCAGGACCGCATGTCCAACACGGGCGCTTATGACTGGGATATTTCCCACCTGGCTGATGGCAGCACCCATCACTTGCGATTGATCGCCGTGGTTCGTGATGCCCGGGAAACATTGCCGTTGGGTTCTTTTCTGATTGATGATCAACCTCCGGTGCCGGGGGCTGATCAGACGGTGTCGGTGACCGAGGACGTGACGGCTCCTTTTGTACTGAACACACCCAGTGACAACGACCAATATAAAATTCAGATTGTGACGGCTCCCGCGCGCGGTTCGCTTTCCGGTTGCGGTGGCAGCAGTGTTTTGAACTGCACTTACACTCCATCCTTAGATAATGATATCGATGACAGTTTTACCTATAAAGTCGTGGACCGCGCCGGAAATGAAACGGCTGTGGTCACGGTGACGTTGGATCTGCAGCCGGTGAATGATGTGCCGGTGATCACGACTTTGGCGTGTGCGGGCAGCATCGGTGAAAACTATGCTTATGCCTGCGGTATTAATGCCACAGATGTGGACCTGCCTTCGCCGCTGACGTTGACCTATCATCTGGATGCCGCCACCACTTGTGGACCTTGGTTAAGTATTGATGCCAACACCGGCGCCGTGACCGGAACTCCGTCTGCTGCGGAAGTCGGGACGACCTGCCATGTGGCGGTGTATGCGGAAGATGACGTGGGCGGGCAGTCCGCGATCTTTGCGTGGGAACTTGCAGTGACCAACTCACCGCCAATCGTAAATGTGACGGGCGGACCCTACATTATTTCTGAAGATGCCGCTTTGGCTGAAGTGATATCCGGTGCGAATGTTTCTTCGATTGAGGAAGCGGGCAGCACCTATTCATTGGTGACTCCGACCGTGGCGGGAGATCGCTGTGAAGATCACGCGATGGCGCCGACGGCGGCGAATTACAGTATTGATTCCGTCACGGGAGCATTTTCTTTCCAGCCGGCACCGGACTATCAGGGAGTCTGTCAGATACGTATTGCCCTGACCGACGCCTTCCCTTCGACAGGGTATGCGGATGTGGCGATCACCGTGAATAACGTTCAGGATGCGCCGGTGATTGCCGCAGGTCTTGCGCCCTGTGCTGCAAACATCGATGAAGATGACCAATATAATTGTATCGTTGCGATCACGGATCCCGATCCGGAAACGGTGACAGTGACCCGGGATGTTTCAGACACCTGTCCATGGCTGACCGCCACCCCTTCGGGCAATGGCCGGGTGGTCACGATCTCGGGGACGCCGGATGATGATGACGTCGGAACCTGCCGTTTGGCCATTCACGCTGAAGATCCTCAAAATGCCACGGATGTGCAGTTTATCGACATCACCATTGCCAATGCTGAACCGACGCTGACAATTGGAACCCCGACCGTGCTGACCGAAGACGATCCGTCTTTCTCGGGTCTGGTGGATGTGCTGAGTGCTGCCGCCGTAAGTTCCTTGGATGAGGGCTTGGGCACTTATTCTCTGGATTATACCGGCCTGACGGGCACAGCCTGCAATGACACGTCCGTGGTGGTCACGCCGGCTTCGGACTTTGTTATCAGTGCTGCCACGGGGGCGGTCAGCATCAAGCCCCGCGCAGATTATTTCGGGACTTGTTATGCAAAGATCCGGTTTGATGATGGTAATGGTGCTGGCAACTCGGTCGTCGAGCAGGAGATCGCCATCGTTGTTCAAGCGGTGAATGATGCGCCGGTAATTACATCTATTCCCACCACACATGAAATTCTGCTGACGCCGGGTTCAGCGACACTTTCAAGCTTCACGTTGACGGTGGATGTGGGACCAGCGAATGAAAACTTGCAGAATCTTGAATTGATCTGCACCAATTCAAACACTTCGCGCCTGACCGTGGACTGCACGCAAACGCGCGCGGGTGACGGCGACCTGACGGTGAATCTGTCCGCCAGCGCAGGAGTTGATGCTTCGGCAACGGTGACGGTGAAGGTGCGTGACAGTGGCGGCGGTACCAATGAATCTGCGGTGGCAAGTGTCGCTGTTTCCATGACAGATGCGGTGGTGCTGGCTCCGATTGCGGCAGACACTTTGAATTACAACATTTATGACCAGGCTGTGGCTCAATACAGCGGGGCGGTGGCGGCTTCGGCGCGCACATTTGTGGTGCGTGTGAATCCGATGGTAAAGGTTTCCAGCAATGATCCGGCACTGCCGGCGATGCGCACGGGATCTTTGGCGGCCACGGCGCGGGTTCGTCTGATCAATGATGGTTTGATCATTGGTGCCGCCGGTGCGGGAGGGCTTGCACCCGCAGCGACCGCGGGGTCCCTGCGCATGGGTCAGCACGGAGGAACTGCGTTTAAAGTGGAAGCGCAATACGCCAACGTCACGATTTTGAACAACGGAATGATCTATGGTGGTGGCGGTGGCGGCGGTCGCGGTGGTACTGACAACAGTGATGTTGGGGCGGGCGGCGCCGGGGGCGCAGGTGAAGGACCTGCATCCGCAGCCGTCAGTGGAACCGCCGGAGCCTCCAGTGGTGGTACCGGGGGATCTCCAGCCACTGCCGTTGCGGGCGGAGCATCTCCAGCGGGTGATTATACTCCCTCTAATGGAGTTGCGCGCACTCATGGAAGTGCCGGGCAGGGTGGCAGCACGTGTTTGATTGGTTCTGCTTTGGGGAATAATCCGGGTGAGGCCTTCTTTGGGCGCGGCGGATTCGGTGCCGGCTTTGGCGGTGGTGCCGGAGCCTGTGATATCACCTTTGGTGGCGGCGGCGGCGGCGGTCACTTTGGAGGTGGCGGTGGATCTGGTGGTCTGGCCGACCTGAATGATGCTGGAAATCTGAATACGGATGCGAATGGTTACAACGGTGGTAACGGGGGTGCTGCAATTGAAGTCCCTAATGCTGTCAGTGTGCCCGCCGATATTGCGATTTCAATTGTGCCTGGTGGTGGCAGTCAGATTGCCGGTTGTGTATGGAATGATATTTCAGGTGTTTACCTTTCAAATGTGGCGAGTGACACGGATATTAACAACCGTGTGTTGACCTACTCGTCCACGGCCAGCCAGAACGTCAACAGTCCTTCCGGGCTGAAAATCTGGTCCAATGGGCGCGGAAAAGCCTATCGATAG
- a CDS encoding DNA topoisomerase VI subunit B, with protein sequence MSKITKSSTAEYFAKNLQQVGFSSPLKAVLTTLKEAVDNSLDACESAGILPDLLVEISKVGAGSTKNTDLIRIVVEDNGPGIEGEDLAKVYGEYLASSKFGRGQCSRGQQGIGISAATTWAQMTNARGVSVISKTKKMRKAISAQVDVDIKSNTGVLKNKETLDWDREHGTRVEFVLDGRIQLNGDGGLLTYIEGTILVNPHMTITYKLTDGDFVTVTRVSTDVPKVPEASLPHPHTFKLGEFITHSTLFGKTTLSKFLKTGFSRISDQSISDFVKKGLPKGLLEKPLTALSEEDFKKVFQAVQNTDLMAPSTKSVLTVGEEALSKSITRLGEIDFFAVVTRKPTICDFKPVVVEVALARFKTRNQEADSPVTLLRFANRVPLQFDKSGCAITWAIESVNWKSYGLGQPKDSLPLGPYIFAVSIVSPFIKFKNASKETIDASEELVAEIRLALIQAGQKLSRHIKKEVKEADLERKLAHIEQFGPILVEGLARIIKAPESRKKKAEEGLKKLLGRDSEDAMADLEAAESKLLEQKKRDKKKGIAHGDEEEFDVISSSDLVEEASEEPQGTKKTTTKKTVTTKKTTGKKA encoded by the coding sequence GTGAGCAAAATTACCAAAAGTAGCACAGCTGAATATTTTGCTAAGAACCTCCAGCAGGTGGGTTTCTCATCTCCTTTGAAGGCCGTTTTGACGACCTTGAAAGAAGCCGTGGACAACTCATTGGATGCCTGCGAATCGGCTGGTATCTTGCCGGATCTGCTGGTTGAGATCTCCAAGGTGGGAGCAGGTTCCACCAAAAATACTGATTTAATTCGCATCGTTGTTGAAGATAACGGCCCTGGTATCGAAGGTGAAGACCTTGCCAAGGTTTACGGTGAATATCTTGCCTCTTCCAAATTTGGTCGTGGTCAGTGCTCCCGTGGTCAGCAAGGTATCGGTATCTCTGCGGCGACCACCTGGGCGCAGATGACCAATGCCCGTGGTGTGAGTGTTATTTCCAAAACCAAAAAAATGCGCAAAGCGATCTCCGCACAAGTGGATGTCGACATCAAATCCAACACCGGTGTTCTGAAAAACAAAGAAACTCTGGATTGGGATCGTGAGCATGGAACCCGCGTTGAATTTGTTCTGGATGGACGTATTCAACTGAACGGTGACGGTGGTCTTTTGACTTACATCGAGGGCACCATTCTGGTGAATCCTCACATGACCATCACCTACAAGCTGACGGACGGCGACTTCGTGACCGTAACCCGCGTAAGCACCGATGTGCCGAAAGTTCCGGAAGCATCTTTGCCGCATCCTCACACCTTCAAGCTGGGTGAGTTCATCACGCACTCCACTTTGTTCGGTAAAACGACTTTGTCCAAGTTTTTGAAAACGGGTTTCTCCCGTATTTCGGACCAGTCCATTTCTGATTTCGTGAAAAAAGGTCTGCCAAAAGGTCTTCTTGAGAAACCTTTGACCGCGTTGAGTGAGGAAGACTTCAAGAAGGTCTTCCAGGCTGTGCAAAACACAGATCTGATGGCTCCAAGCACGAAGTCTGTTCTGACTGTGGGGGAAGAGGCGCTGTCCAAATCCATCACTCGTCTGGGTGAAATTGACTTCTTCGCCGTTGTGACCCGCAAGCCGACCATCTGTGACTTCAAGCCGGTTGTGGTGGAAGTGGCGCTGGCGCGTTTCAAAACCCGCAATCAGGAGGCTGATTCTCCGGTGACTTTGCTTCGTTTCGCCAACCGCGTTCCGCTGCAATTTGATAAATCCGGTTGTGCGATCACGTGGGCGATCGAGTCCGTGAACTGGAAATCCTATGGTTTGGGTCAGCCTAAAGACTCTTTGCCATTGGGTCCGTACATCTTCGCGGTTTCCATCGTGTCTCCGTTCATCAAGTTTAAAAATGCCTCCAAGGAAACTATTGATGCTTCCGAGGAGCTGGTTGCGGAAATCCGTCTGGCTTTGATCCAAGCCGGTCAAAAGCTGTCCCGTCACATCAAAAAAGAAGTGAAGGAAGCGGATCTTGAAAGAAAACTGGCGCACATTGAGCAGTTCGGTCCGATCCTGGTTGAAGGTTTGGCAAGAATCATCAAGGCACCAGAGTCCCGCAAGAAGAAAGCCGAAGAAGGTTTGAAGAAACTTCTGGGCCGTGATTCCGAAGACGCGATGGCGGATTTGGAAGCAGCGGAATCCAAACTTCTTGAGCAGAAAAAACGCGACAAGAAAAAAGGCATCGCTCACGGTGACGAAGAGGAATTTGATGTGATTTCCTCAAGTGATCTGGTGGAAGAGGCTTCCGAGGAACCGCAAGGGACCAAGAAAACCACCACCAAAAAGACTGTAACCACTAAGAAAACCACTGGGAAAAAAGCGTAA